One Pyrenophora tritici-repentis strain M4 chromosome 5, whole genome shotgun sequence DNA window includes the following coding sequences:
- a CDS encoding rRNA processing protein Ipi1 produces the protein MTHLATEIRNFGLEVLEWLLGVAGDEVVSCAGGWVKMLKCFLSLLGWQSEASSKWSTGKSYGKADTKMQVKQMNALTSFLRAGLSHAQITASIDINGNDFPLWHTQHHVISERSNVYAHLNLFGAARDEEAEMYEDREDRQRLFHDRAEAAIVAGLEQATKAGGEIGRAAAQIRKVVKEGMADFYREESMP, from the coding sequence ATGACGCACTTGGCCACCGAAATCCGTAATTTCGGCCTTGAAGTGCTCGAATGGTTATTGGGAGTTGCTGGTGACGAAGTAGTCAGCTGTGCTGGAGGTTGGGTGAAGATGCTAAAATGCTTTctcagcttgctcggttGGCAAAGTGAAGCATCGAGCAAATGGTCAACCGGCAAGTCGTACGGGAAAGCTGATACGAAGATGCAAGTCAAGCAAATGAATGCATTGACTTCATTCCTCCGCGCCGGGCTTTCCCACGCGCAGATCACAGCTTCCATTGATATCAACGGCAACGATTTCCCGCTTTGGCACACGCAGCATCACGTCATTTCGGAACGATCGAATGTCTATGCTCACCTCAACTTGTTTGGCGCTGCGAGAGACGAGGAAGCCGAGATGTACGAGGACCGTGAAGACCGACAAAGACTGTTTCACGATCGAGCAGAAGCTGCCATCGTTGCAGGGCTGGAGCAAGCCACCAAAGCTGGTGGCGAGATAGGACGTGCAGCCGCACAGATTCGAAAGGTCGTCAAGGAAGGCATGGCAGACTTCTATCGAGAAGAATCGATGCCTTGA